From one bacterium Scap17 genomic stretch:
- a CDS encoding AAA family ATPase — translation MLLNWLRRRRRQDEARRTHAAEGRSDPGMARDTQEEGAIPRPEIWFFGGKGGVGKTSCAAAQALALAEKGEATLLVSTDPAHNLGDLFGAVGGKPCNIAPRLDVMELDPERECDRYLEAVRQRIAPLVSGERSATVMRQLELSRHAPGTSEAALFDALVEIILTPPAPLEDEASHYRHILFDTAPSGHTIRLLSLPEVLGGWLEGMLGQRRRAVAERSLWLDSQQASETPGGEAPEDPISEALEQRRTRYAALRQRLSDTRRARVILVSTPEKLPCLETTRTREALEAHGLAVGGLIINQCLPEPAAQEAGKTLSATHEPQADWVATWREQQQRWAARLEEAFADRPCLRLLRQPQLPEDRASLAPLVVQFTAFRPWSPVPTAPSCGFAARAR, via the coding sequence ATGCTGCTGAACTGGCTCAGACGGCGTCGCCGACAGGATGAGGCCCGCCGCACGCATGCAGCCGAAGGCCGCTCCGACCCCGGCATGGCGCGTGATACGCAAGAGGAAGGCGCCATCCCCCGCCCCGAGATCTGGTTCTTCGGTGGCAAGGGCGGTGTCGGCAAGACCAGCTGCGCGGCGGCCCAGGCGCTGGCACTGGCGGAGAAAGGCGAAGCGACCCTGCTGGTATCGACGGACCCCGCGCACAATCTCGGCGATCTGTTCGGTGCTGTCGGTGGCAAGCCCTGCAACATCGCGCCGCGACTCGACGTGATGGAACTGGACCCCGAGCGGGAATGCGACCGCTACCTGGAGGCGGTCCGCCAGCGGATCGCCCCCCTGGTAAGTGGCGAGCGCAGTGCCACCGTGATGCGCCAGCTCGAACTGTCACGCCACGCTCCCGGCACCAGTGAAGCGGCGCTCTTCGATGCGCTGGTGGAGATCATCCTGACTCCGCCAGCCCCGCTGGAAGATGAAGCTTCACATTATCGCCACATCCTGTTCGATACGGCACCAAGCGGGCACACCATTCGCCTGCTCAGCCTGCCCGAAGTGCTTGGCGGCTGGTTGGAGGGCATGCTGGGTCAGCGCAGGCGCGCCGTCGCCGAACGCAGCCTGTGGCTGGACAGTCAGCAGGCGTCAGAGACGCCAGGCGGAGAAGCGCCGGAAGACCCGATCAGCGAGGCGCTGGAGCAACGCCGTACGCGCTACGCAGCATTGCGTCAGCGCTTGAGCGATACCCGCCGGGCGCGCGTGATTCTGGTCAGCACGCCAGAGAAGCTGCCGTGTCTGGAGACGACTCGAACACGAGAGGCGCTGGAAGCTCATGGCCTGGCCGTCGGCGGCTTGATCATCAATCAGTGCCTGCCGGAACCCGCCGCGCAAGAGGCTGGCAAGACCCTCTCAGCGACCCACGAGCCGCAGGCTGACTGGGTCGCGACCTGGCGAGAACAGCAGCAACGCTGGGCCGCCAGACTGGAGGAGGCCTTCGCTGATCGCCCCTGCCTGCGCCTGCTGCGCCAACCACAGCTGCCGGAGGACCGCGCAAGCCTTGCCCCATTGGTGGTGCAATTCACGGCGTTCCGCCCCTGGTCACCCGTCCCTACCGCGCCCTCTTGCGGTTTCGCTGCTCGCGCCAGATGA
- a CDS encoding efflux RND transporter permease subunit, which produces MARFFIDRPIFAWVLAIIVMLGGIFSILKLPIEQYPSLAPTSITIQATYSGASAQTVEDTVTQVIEQQMNGIDNLLYMSSTSDSQGNASIELSFDTGTDPDIAQVQVQNKLQLATPRLPQSVQNQGVSVTKSSGSFLMVAAFVSDDGSMTKQQLTDYVASDIQDEVSRVQGVGETQLFGAPGAMRVWLDPQKLNNFKLTTSDVTTAISTQNNQIASGQLGNLPAEEGQQLNATIVAQTLFETPEQFGNILLKTQEDGSQVYLRDVGRVEKGAETYSTVSRYNGKPAAGLGIKLASGANALDTVEAVKDRLDELSAYFPPGMSFKVPYDTSPFVKISIEEVVMTLLEAVALVFLVMLLFLQNFRATLIPTIAVPVVLLGTFGVLEVLGFSINTLTMFAMVLAIGLLVDDAIVVVENVERVMHEEKLSPLEATRKSMGQITGALVGIGLVLSSVFIPMAFFPGTTGAIFRQFSVTIVSAMTLSVLVALILTPALCATLLKPTKEKTTGFFGLFNRVFDRSNARYQKGVGGMLKRTGRSMLVYALIVVGCGVVFTRISTGFLPDEDQGYLFNQVILPVGSTQEQTLETLEKVEHHFLVDQEDAVQEMFDVAGFSFAGRGQNMGLAFINLKPWDERERDSFSVVSEAQSYFSTLKEALVFAINPPPIMELGNASGFDMMLVDRGGIGHKALTDARNQLLGMAGQNPAVTGLRPNGLEDSPQFTLNIDELKATAMGVSLSEVYSTLSTAWGSTYVNDFLDNGRTKKVYVQAEASARMQPEDLKKWYVRNTSGEMVPLSAFINGEWTYGSPQLERYNGVSSMELLGQAAPGYSTGEAMQAMEEMVSQLNNGVALEWTGISLQESQSGGMAPYLYAISLVFVFLCLAALYESWSIPFSVMLVVPLGVLGALLATWMRGLDNDVYFQVGLVTTIGLSAKNAILIVEFAKDLEVQGRSLIDATMEAVRMRLRPILMTSLAFTLGAVPLAISTGAGAASRHAIGNGVIGGMISATVLAIFLVPVCYVVVRRLFGEPKDLKRAHEAARLEDDLV; this is translated from the coding sequence ATGGCCAGATTTTTCATCGATCGCCCTATCTTTGCCTGGGTGCTCGCCATCATCGTGATGCTGGGGGGTATCTTCAGTATCCTCAAGCTACCGATCGAGCAGTACCCCTCGCTGGCCCCTACCAGCATCACCATTCAGGCCACCTACTCCGGTGCCTCTGCCCAGACGGTGGAAGACACGGTGACCCAGGTCATCGAGCAGCAGATGAACGGCATCGACAATCTGCTGTACATGAGCTCGACCTCGGACTCCCAGGGCAACGCCAGCATCGAGCTGAGCTTTGACACCGGCACCGACCCCGACATCGCTCAGGTTCAGGTACAGAACAAGCTGCAGCTGGCCACTCCGCGTCTGCCGCAATCCGTACAGAACCAGGGTGTCTCGGTCACCAAGTCCTCCGGCAGCTTCCTGATGGTCGCGGCCTTCGTCTCTGACGACGGCAGCATGACCAAGCAGCAATTGACCGACTATGTCGCCTCCGACATCCAGGATGAGGTCTCACGTGTCCAGGGTGTCGGCGAGACACAGCTGTTCGGCGCGCCGGGGGCCATGCGTGTCTGGCTCGACCCGCAGAAGCTCAACAACTTCAAGCTGACCACCAGCGACGTCACCACGGCCATCAGCACGCAGAACAACCAGATCGCCTCGGGCCAGCTGGGCAATCTGCCGGCGGAAGAAGGCCAGCAGCTCAACGCCACCATCGTGGCGCAGACCCTGTTTGAAACGCCGGAGCAGTTTGGCAACATCCTGCTCAAGACTCAGGAAGATGGCTCTCAGGTCTATCTGCGTGACGTCGGCCGCGTCGAGAAAGGTGCCGAGACCTACAGCACCGTCAGCCGCTACAACGGCAAGCCTGCTGCAGGTCTGGGGATCAAGCTGGCCTCGGGCGCCAACGCGCTGGACACCGTCGAGGCCGTCAAGGACCGCCTCGATGAACTGTCCGCCTACTTCCCGCCGGGCATGAGCTTCAAGGTCCCGTACGACACCTCGCCCTTCGTCAAGATTTCCATTGAAGAAGTGGTGATGACACTGCTGGAAGCCGTGGCACTGGTCTTCCTGGTGATGCTGCTGTTCCTGCAGAACTTCCGCGCCACCCTGATTCCGACCATCGCGGTACCGGTCGTGCTGCTGGGCACCTTCGGGGTGCTGGAAGTGCTGGGCTTCTCCATCAATACCCTGACGATGTTCGCCATGGTGCTCGCCATCGGGCTATTGGTCGACGATGCGATCGTGGTGGTGGAAAACGTCGAACGCGTCATGCACGAAGAGAAGCTCTCGCCACTGGAAGCGACTCGCAAGTCGATGGGCCAGATCACCGGCGCACTGGTGGGTATCGGCCTGGTGCTGTCATCCGTGTTCATTCCGATGGCCTTCTTCCCCGGCACCACCGGCGCGATCTTCCGTCAGTTCTCGGTGACCATCGTCTCGGCGATGACGCTGTCCGTACTGGTGGCATTGATCCTGACGCCGGCCCTGTGCGCCACCCTGCTCAAGCCGACCAAGGAGAAGACCACCGGCTTCTTCGGCCTCTTCAACCGGGTCTTCGATCGCTCCAACGCGCGTTACCAGAAAGGCGTTGGCGGCATGCTCAAGCGCACCGGTCGCTCGATGCTGGTCTATGCATTGATCGTCGTCGGCTGTGGCGTGGTATTCACGCGCATCTCGACCGGCTTCCTGCCGGATGAGGATCAGGGCTATCTGTTCAACCAGGTCATCCTGCCGGTGGGCTCTACTCAGGAGCAGACGCTCGAGACGCTGGAAAAGGTCGAGCATCACTTCCTGGTCGATCAGGAAGATGCGGTTCAGGAAATGTTCGACGTCGCCGGCTTCAGCTTCGCCGGTCGCGGTCAGAACATGGGTCTGGCCTTCATCAACCTGAAGCCGTGGGATGAGCGCGAGCGCGATTCCTTCAGCGTGGTCAGTGAAGCACAGAGCTACTTCAGCACCTTGAAGGAAGCCCTGGTCTTCGCCATCAACCCGCCGCCGATCATGGAGCTGGGCAACGCCAGCGGCTTCGACATGATGCTGGTCGACCGTGGCGGCATCGGCCACAAGGCATTGACCGACGCGCGCAACCAGCTGCTGGGCATGGCGGGCCAGAATCCGGCCGTGACCGGCCTGCGCCCCAATGGTCTGGAAGACAGCCCGCAGTTCACGCTCAACATCGACGAACTCAAGGCGACGGCGATGGGTGTCTCGCTGTCAGAGGTCTACTCGACGCTTTCCACGGCGTGGGGCTCGACCTACGTCAATGACTTCCTCGACAACGGCCGCACCAAGAAGGTCTATGTGCAGGCGGAAGCCAGTGCCCGCATGCAGCCGGAAGACCTCAAGAAGTGGTACGTACGCAACACCTCCGGCGAGATGGTGCCGCTGAGCGCCTTCATCAACGGCGAGTGGACCTACGGGTCGCCGCAGCTGGAACGCTACAATGGCGTCTCCTCGATGGAACTGCTGGGGCAGGCGGCACCGGGTTATTCCACCGGTGAGGCCATGCAGGCCATGGAAGAGATGGTCAGCCAGCTCAACAATGGCGTCGCGCTGGAATGGACCGGCATCTCGCTGCAGGAATCCCAGAGTGGCGGCATGGCACCGTATCTGTATGCCATCTCGCTGGTCTTCGTCTTCCTGTGTCTGGCCGCGCTGTATGAAAGCTGGAGCATTCCGTTCTCCGTCATGCTGGTGGTACCGCTGGGGGTGCTGGGTGCCCTGCTCGCCACCTGGATGCGCGGACTCGACAATGACGTCTACTTCCAGGTCGGCCTGGTGACGACCATCGGGCTCTCGGCCAAGAACGCGATCCTGATCGTCGAGTTCGCCAAGGACCTTGAAGTGCAAGGTCGCTCGCTGATCGATGCCACCATGGAAGCCGTGCGCATGCGCCTGCGCCCGATCCTGATGACCTCGCTGGCCTTCACCCTGGGTGCCGTACCACTGGCCATCTCGACGGGTGCGGGTGCGGCCAGCCGTCACGCCATCGGCAACGGCGTGATCGGCGGGATGATCTCGGCCACGGTGCTGGCGATCTTCCTGGTGCCGGTCTGCTATGTGGTCGTGCGCCGCCTCTTCGGTGAGCCGAAAGACCTCAAGCGAGCCCACGAAGCGGCCCGCCTGGAGGATGACCTTGTCTGA
- the pqiB gene encoding intermembrane transport protein PqiB yields the protein MSDDSRARRESRRRLSPIWIVPIVALLIGAWMVWHNYASRGPLITIEMETAEGIEAGKTLIKTRNVEVGKVESVRLSDNLDKTIVTARMSRDSERMLNADSRLWVVKPRIGREGISGLNTVLSGAYIQLQPGDSRDEEDHFVALEQPPVTTQDAKGLRIDLTSNDGSVLSDGDPVTYEGFVVGRVESSEFSPSEKEMHYTLYIDSPYNELVTSTTRFWSTSGVSLRLDSQGLQVDVGSLESVLSGGVAFGIPEDLPRGRPVVENTSFTLYSDQEEAREGSFHQAIDYVIMVDDTVRGLSRGAPVEFRGVRLGTVVSVPYRLTHQRVRTLSSFEIPVLIRIEPERLEGQVDDEGVKQWEKRLERLFKRGMRATLKSGNLLTGALFVDLDFYDNPPPYKADTFDDIDVMPSVSGGLAQMEAKLNALLDKLNALDVEPVLSNLNKTLSASESLVKRLDKTAGHVDALLGSDEVQKLPGDISTSIDNLNRTLDGLTPDSSAYRKLEGDLERLDRVLKKAEPLLDTLEKNPSSLIFDKPTTRDPIPRAQ from the coding sequence ATGAGTGATGATTCTCGCGCTCGTCGTGAAAGCCGACGCCGCCTTTCGCCAATCTGGATAGTCCCGATCGTGGCCCTGCTGATCGGCGCCTGGATGGTGTGGCACAACTACGCCAGCCGTGGCCCGCTGATCACGATCGAAATGGAGACGGCGGAAGGCATCGAAGCGGGCAAGACACTGATCAAGACCCGTAACGTCGAGGTCGGCAAGGTCGAATCCGTGCGTCTGTCGGACAACCTCGACAAGACCATCGTCACCGCGCGCATGTCCAGGGACAGCGAGCGCATGCTCAATGCCGACTCGCGGCTCTGGGTCGTGAAACCGCGCATCGGTCGCGAGGGGATCAGTGGCCTCAACACCGTACTGTCGGGGGCCTATATCCAGCTTCAGCCCGGCGACAGTCGCGATGAGGAGGATCACTTCGTGGCGCTGGAACAACCGCCGGTGACCACGCAGGACGCCAAGGGGCTGCGCATCGACCTCACCAGCAACGATGGCAGCGTGCTCTCCGACGGTGACCCCGTCACCTACGAAGGCTTCGTGGTCGGGCGCGTGGAATCCAGCGAGTTCAGCCCCAGCGAGAAGGAGATGCACTACACCCTCTATATCGACTCGCCTTACAACGAGCTGGTGACCTCCACCACACGTTTCTGGTCCACCAGCGGAGTCAGCCTGCGCCTGGATTCCCAGGGCCTGCAGGTCGATGTCGGGTCACTGGAAAGCGTACTGAGCGGCGGGGTGGCCTTCGGCATTCCCGAAGACCTGCCGCGTGGCCGCCCTGTGGTGGAGAACACCTCCTTCACGCTGTACTCCGATCAGGAAGAGGCCCGTGAAGGCAGCTTCCACCAGGCCATCGACTACGTGATCATGGTCGACGATACCGTGCGTGGCCTGTCGCGTGGCGCGCCGGTGGAATTCCGCGGCGTCCGTCTCGGCACCGTGGTCAGCGTGCCCTATCGTCTGACCCACCAGCGCGTGCGGACGCTGTCGAGCTTCGAGATTCCGGTGCTGATTCGCATCGAGCCCGAACGCCTCGAGGGGCAGGTCGATGACGAAGGCGTCAAGCAGTGGGAGAAGCGACTCGAGCGACTGTTCAAGCGTGGCATGCGCGCAACGCTGAAATCCGGCAACCTGCTGACCGGTGCCCTGTTTGTCGATCTCGATTTCTATGACAACCCGCCACCCTACAAGGCCGACACCTTCGATGATATTGACGTCATGCCGAGCGTGTCAGGCGGCCTCGCGCAGATGGAAGCCAAGCTCAATGCGCTGCTCGACAAGCTCAATGCACTCGATGTCGAGCCGGTACTGAGCAACCTGAACAAGACGCTGTCGGCCTCCGAGAGCCTGGTGAAGCGTCTCGACAAGACCGCCGGCCATGTCGATGCCCTGTTGGGTTCCGACGAGGTGCAGAAGCTGCCGGGCGATATCAGCACCAGCATCGACAACCTCAATCGCACCCTGGATGGCCTGACGCCGGATTCTTCCGCCTACCGCAAGCTGGAAGGCGATCTCGAACGACTGGATCGTGTGCTCAAGAAGGCAGAACCGCTGCTCGATACGCTGGAGAAGAATCCCTCCAGCCTGATCTTCGACAAGCCGACCACTCGCGATCCGATTCCAAGGGCCCAATGA
- a CDS encoding paraquat-inducible protein A, which translates to MPRPLAALRRYTRRTFETRDPPQVFAPVTSGVSRRRMRACECCDLVVALPALKAGERARCPRCDHLFAQRHAHAVQRTLALAMACLVMLVLTLPFEFIAFATSGISASLSLIDTPAALTAESYPSLAVLLILTIVMLPALYLLGVIYTHAAIGLKLPLPGIRGIARTLSHLRPWMMADVFLVGVMVSLVKIAGMADISFGPSFWAFCAFALLMTKTLASIDGDRMWFALAGEPAAPSGTLPGIGAALQGLASCHSCGLINACGEREAHTHCRRCGDPVHQRKTQSLQRTWAWLIAAAILYIPANVFPIMTTVSLGENDPQTIAGGIVVLWSHGDWPIAMVIFIASILVPASKMIAIAWLCISAQRPEVQHARARVTLYRITEYIGRWSMVDVFVVALLAALIQLGALMSVHPGPAALSFACVVVLTMLSALSFDPRLVWDTETEKTMMANTLFGDLPLTPLTGSASLASSSQATPPFTTPFTTPNASRIPPSAAASQDDL; encoded by the coding sequence ATGCCTCGACCCCTTGCTGCCCTGCGCCGCTACACTCGGCGTACCTTTGAAACCCGTGATCCACCGCAGGTGTTCGCGCCTGTCACGTCTGGCGTGTCACGGCGGCGGATGCGTGCCTGCGAGTGCTGCGACCTCGTCGTGGCGCTGCCGGCGCTCAAGGCCGGCGAGCGCGCCCGCTGCCCGCGTTGCGACCATCTGTTTGCCCAGCGCCACGCCCATGCCGTGCAACGCACCCTGGCACTGGCGATGGCGTGCCTGGTGATGCTGGTGCTGACGCTGCCCTTCGAGTTCATCGCCTTTGCTACCAGTGGCATCTCGGCAAGTCTCAGCCTGATCGATACACCCGCCGCCCTGACGGCCGAGTCCTATCCTTCTCTGGCCGTGCTGCTGATCCTGACCATCGTGATGCTGCCGGCACTCTACCTGCTGGGTGTCATCTACACCCATGCGGCCATCGGACTGAAACTGCCCTTGCCGGGCATTCGCGGCATTGCGCGCACCCTGAGCCACCTGCGCCCGTGGATGATGGCAGATGTGTTTCTGGTCGGCGTGATGGTGAGCTTGGTCAAGATCGCCGGCATGGCCGATATCAGCTTCGGTCCTTCCTTCTGGGCGTTCTGCGCCTTCGCCCTGCTGATGACCAAGACGCTGGCCAGCATCGATGGGGATCGCATGTGGTTCGCGCTGGCGGGCGAGCCAGCCGCCCCCAGCGGTACGCTGCCGGGCATCGGTGCCGCCTTGCAGGGACTGGCCAGTTGCCATAGCTGCGGCCTGATCAATGCCTGCGGCGAACGGGAGGCGCACACCCACTGCCGCCGCTGTGGCGACCCAGTCCATCAGCGCAAGACACAGAGCCTGCAGCGCACCTGGGCCTGGCTGATCGCGGCGGCGATTCTGTACATCCCCGCCAATGTCTTCCCGATCATGACCACGGTCAGCCTCGGGGAGAACGACCCGCAGACGATTGCCGGTGGCATCGTGGTGCTCTGGTCACATGGTGACTGGCCCATCGCGATGGTCATCTTCATCGCCAGCATCCTCGTGCCGGCCTCGAAGATGATCGCCATCGCCTGGCTGTGCATCAGCGCCCAGCGCCCCGAGGTGCAACATGCGCGAGCGCGGGTGACCCTGTACCGCATCACCGAATATATCGGGCGCTGGTCGATGGTCGATGTCTTCGTGGTGGCGCTGCTGGCCGCGTTGATCCAGCTGGGTGCGCTGATGTCGGTGCACCCGGGGCCTGCGGCGCTGTCCTTCGCCTGCGTGGTGGTGCTGACGATGCTGTCGGCGTTGAGCTTTGACCCGCGCCTTGTCTGGGACACCGAGACGGAGAAGACAATGATGGCGAACACGCTGTTCGGTGATCTGCCGCTGACACCGCTGACGGGCTCCGCGTCTCTTGCCTCATCCTCGCAGGCCACGCCTCCGTTCACGACGCCATTCACGACCCCGAATGCCTCCCGCATTCCCCCTTCCGCTGCCGCCTCACAGGATGACTTATGA
- a CDS encoding efflux RND transporter periplasmic adaptor subunit → MAPTSPSQSRLQRHPLAFNARRLGLLPASLLLVGALLAGCSGDKEEAGQGPAAGASQAAQVDVVTVTAQDVPLTSELPGRTRAYQIAEVRPQVGGIIESRDFTEGSDVEEGQVLYHIDSRTYRADVESAKASLARAEASLNTSSLKAKRFKNLVARKMVSQQDYDDAVATVGEDRADVASAKAAVSSAQINLDYTKVTSPISGRIGKSNVTKGALVTASQETSLATVQQLDPIYVDLTQSATEVLRLKRELGENRDAATAPVQTEVELVMEDGSVYGAKGKLQFADVTVDQGTGMVTLRALFPNEDELLLPGMFVRARLTEAVAKDAILIPQKAVSRDSTGQASVMTVNAENKVEAKQVVIGQAIDNQWLVTSGLDSNDKVIVSGLQKIKPGVTVEIASDETGTDQNAAPQSRTAASSDSSESEQARTGDSQ, encoded by the coding sequence ATGGCCCCGACTTCCCCCAGTCAATCCCGCTTGCAGAGACACCCATTGGCTTTCAATGCCCGCCGCCTCGGCCTGCTTCCGGCAAGCCTGCTGCTGGTCGGTGCCCTGCTGGCCGGCTGTAGCGGCGACAAGGAGGAGGCTGGCCAAGGCCCCGCCGCAGGTGCCAGCCAGGCCGCTCAGGTCGATGTCGTCACCGTCACTGCCCAGGATGTACCGCTCACCAGCGAACTTCCGGGCCGCACGCGCGCCTATCAGATCGCGGAAGTGCGTCCGCAGGTCGGCGGCATCATCGAATCGCGCGACTTCACCGAAGGCAGTGACGTCGAGGAAGGTCAGGTGCTCTATCACATCGATTCGCGCACCTATCGCGCCGATGTCGAGAGCGCCAAGGCGAGCCTGGCGCGTGCCGAGGCGAGCCTCAACACCTCGAGCCTCAAGGCCAAGCGCTTCAAGAACCTCGTCGCGCGCAAGATGGTCAGCCAGCAGGATTACGACGATGCCGTGGCTACCGTCGGCGAAGACCGTGCCGATGTCGCCTCGGCCAAGGCCGCGGTATCCAGCGCGCAGATCAACCTGGATTACACCAAGGTCACCTCACCGATCAGTGGTCGTATCGGCAAGTCCAACGTCACCAAGGGCGCACTGGTCACGGCCAGCCAGGAAACCAGCCTGGCCACCGTCCAGCAGCTGGACCCCATCTATGTCGATCTGACCCAGTCCGCCACCGAAGTGCTGCGTCTCAAGCGTGAGCTGGGCGAGAATCGCGATGCCGCCACCGCTCCGGTCCAGACGGAAGTCGAGCTGGTGATGGAAGACGGCAGCGTCTACGGCGCCAAGGGCAAGCTGCAGTTCGCGGATGTCACTGTCGACCAGGGGACCGGCATGGTCACGCTGCGCGCACTGTTCCCCAACGAAGATGAGCTGCTGTTGCCGGGCATGTTCGTGCGTGCCCGCCTGACCGAAGCCGTCGCCAAGGATGCCATCCTGATTCCGCAGAAGGCCGTGAGCCGTGACAGCACGGGCCAGGCCAGCGTGATGACGGTCAATGCCGAGAACAAGGTCGAGGCCAAGCAGGTCGTGATCGGTCAGGCCATCGACAATCAGTGGCTGGTGACCAGCGGCCTCGACAGCAATGACAAAGTCATCGTCAGCGGTCTGCAGAAGATCAAGCCGGGTGTCACGGTCGAGATCGCCTCGGATGAGACAGGCACTGACCAGAACGCCGCACCTCAGTCGCGGACTGCTGCCAGCAGCGACTCCTCGGAAAGTGAACAGGCCAGGACCGGCGATAGCCAGTAA
- a CDS encoding carbon starvation protein A — translation MNAIWLALFGCVAFAIGYRIYSRFLAERIFRLDPNFVTPAHALRDDTDYLPTNRWVLWGHHFTSVAGAAPIVGPAIAVYWGWLPAVLWVVLGSLFAAGVHDFGTLTLSARHRGQSVGTLADKLIGKRAKLLFLFIILILVLMLNAVFAWVIANLFINFPASVLSVLIQIPLAVWIGHRVYRRGGKMLIPSLLALMVMYAAALLAGQFEFLQIDLVGAFTAMAGGEDATLLFGLSPISSAFLVWIIALMAYVYVASVLPVWKLLQPRDTINSHQLVVGLVLLYLGLAVGGPQLTAPAFNAEAEMSFYPLLFITIACGAISGFHGLVASGTTSKQLSHEPDARLIGYSGALGEGMLALISIISVATLFATQADFSATYSSFAAAGANGLSSFVQGSGQLISHLGLPANVGSTLVAVIVVSFAATTLDSAVRLMRYIIAELGSEYGMPALSHKHVATSIAVIASAALVILPQGPKGFGSGGYLLWPLFGTSNQLLAGISLMLVSVWLKRQGRPVIYTLAPMVFLMIMTLWAMVQQVVLDWSGMGSNDPQWLLFTFGSLIMVFALWILLEASRSLTSPARVSAHES, via the coding sequence ATGAACGCCATCTGGCTTGCCCTGTTCGGCTGCGTTGCCTTCGCTATCGGCTATCGCATCTATTCCCGCTTTCTGGCCGAACGCATCTTCCGCCTCGACCCGAATTTCGTGACACCAGCCCACGCGCTGCGCGATGACACCGATTACCTGCCGACCAATCGCTGGGTGCTGTGGGGCCACCATTTCACCTCGGTGGCGGGCGCAGCCCCCATCGTCGGCCCGGCGATCGCCGTCTACTGGGGCTGGTTGCCGGCCGTGCTGTGGGTCGTGCTGGGCAGTCTGTTCGCGGCAGGCGTGCATGATTTCGGCACCTTGACGCTATCGGCGCGCCATCGCGGCCAGTCGGTGGGCACCCTGGCAGACAAGCTGATCGGCAAGCGTGCCAAGCTGCTGTTTCTGTTCATCATCCTGATTCTGGTCCTGATGCTGAACGCGGTGTTCGCCTGGGTGATCGCCAATCTGTTCATCAACTTCCCGGCCAGCGTGCTGTCGGTACTGATCCAGATTCCGCTGGCGGTATGGATCGGCCATCGCGTCTATCGTCGCGGCGGCAAGATGCTGATTCCCTCACTGCTCGCGCTGATGGTGATGTATGCCGCCGCGCTGCTGGCTGGCCAGTTCGAGTTCCTGCAGATCGATCTGGTCGGTGCCTTCACCGCCATGGCCGGTGGCGAGGATGCCACCCTGCTGTTCGGCCTTTCGCCCATTTCCAGCGCCTTCCTGGTGTGGATCATCGCACTCATGGCCTATGTCTATGTCGCCTCGGTGCTGCCGGTCTGGAAGCTGCTGCAGCCACGCGACACCATCAACTCTCACCAGCTGGTGGTCGGGCTGGTACTGCTGTATCTGGGGCTGGCCGTGGGTGGCCCACAGCTGACGGCACCGGCCTTCAACGCCGAGGCCGAGATGTCCTTCTACCCGCTGCTGTTCATCACTATCGCCTGCGGCGCCATCTCGGGCTTCCATGGGCTGGTCGCCTCCGGCACCACCTCCAAGCAGCTGTCCCATGAACCGGATGCGCGCCTGATCGGTTACTCCGGCGCGCTGGGCGAAGGCATGCTGGCGCTGATTTCCATCATCTCGGTGGCGACCCTGTTCGCCACCCAGGCCGATTTCAGCGCGACCTATTCAAGCTTCGCCGCGGCGGGTGCCAATGGGCTCTCGAGCTTCGTTCAGGGGTCCGGTCAGCTGATCTCGCATCTCGGCCTGCCCGCCAATGTCGGCAGTACGCTGGTCGCGGTCATCGTGGTCAGCTTCGCGGCGACGACGCTGGACTCCGCTGTGCGCCTGATGCGCTACATCATCGCGGAACTGGGCAGCGAATACGGCATGCCAGCGCTCAGCCACAAGCATGTCGCCACCAGCATCGCCGTCATCGCCAGTGCCGCGCTGGTCATCCTGCCGCAGGGGCCCAAGGGTTTCGGTTCCGGCGGCTATCTGCTGTGGCCGTTGTTCGGCACCAGCAATCAGCTGCTGGCGGGCATCTCGCTGATGCTGGTGTCGGTTTGGCTCAAGCGTCAGGGCCGCCCTGTCATCTATACCCTGGCCCCGATGGTCTTTTTGATGATCATGACGCTGTGGGCGATGGTGCAGCAGGTGGTGCTGGATTGGTCGGGCATGGGCAGCAATGACCCACAATGGCTGTTGTTCACCTTCGGCAGCCTTATCATGGTGTTTGCGCTGTGGATTCTGCTCGAGGCCAGCCGCAGCCTGACGTCTCCCGCCCGGGTGAGCGCTCATGAGAGCTGA